The following is a genomic window from Plasmodium yoelii strain 17X genome assembly, chromosome: 12.
CCATCATTTGTTTCAATCCATCCGTTTGGAcataaatcaaaataatcatGTTCACATTTTTCTTTACATGGCCATTTGATATCACAtaaatttgaatatatagACTTTTCTTTATTTCCCATATctatgaattttattttatttaaacaaCTTCCATTATAGTTATCTGGTGATATACAATATTCTTCATTTGATAGTACCCAATCTAATGGACATATTGAATTTTCAAAATCTtgaatacaatttttttcacattcccaaaataataaacattttttttctatctGTTTTTTTTCACCTATATCAATATcattacttatatttttttcacatgGCCCAATATATGAATCAGGTGCATAACAATATTCTTTGTTACTTTCACTTATTTTCCAATTTAATGgacatttttttctataatttcTTGAACATGTTTTTAATTCAGATAATAATTCATTTAAGACGGTGTATGAAATTTCAATTTTGTTTGATAAACCCAATTGTGatataatttcttttttattttgttctataTCTGTTAACTTGTTATGTTTATTCTTTTCTTCGCtgtcttttttatttttttgtaatattttttttttattgttttctTCATCTTCAATTTTTTTCGTTAAGCACAATTTGTTTAAATCATCTTTTATTGCTTGATTTTCACCAAGTTCTTTgtcattaaattttttttcaaccatatctatacattttttgtattcttTATTTGGATATTCTTCATcgattatattattttcatcattatttttactcTCTTTTCCTTTGTTTTCATCCACATCAAAAGtgccatttttttcattatcttcACTGTtctctatattaatttttttttttagttttccataattatatttcgctatttttttttcttttatcctattttcattttcaattGTTAAATTTCCTGAACAATTCAGAAAAACAAAGCAAAAACAAATaggtattataaaaaaatatttcgtcatttatatattaatatacacacatagatatattttaaaaaatagaaaaacgaataataaaacaaaataatagaaGATTAGACAAGTAGtgataaatatacaaattataaacaattaaaaattatgattcAAGAAGAATACTTTTTAAGTTGACAactttaataaattattaatttatattattaacattcATAATTATAAGGCTGAGCCAAATCACCATAAATTTCAcagaaaaaatgataaatataatatatgcataaactAGAGAATTATAATAAGGTAAAACccaatgaaaaaaattgtctTATTAAACATTAGTTTACAGCATAAAGAATTAGtaattttaaattgtttctcaatcttttttatcaaaagtatatgatgataaaataGACATGTAACTACACGTAAATGACTCGACGAGAAAAAAGGggataataaataaaaatataaaaaccttttaaaaaaaactatataataaattttgtcccattaaatgattttttttttttatatatatgataatatttttaataaaacacactaaatacacaaatatattttcatcaaatatgAAAGGTTTTATTGTGATTAGTACAAATACAAAACCTTTTAACATTTATTGGAAGTGTTTTGTTTCCACTTATCTATAAATGGAAGTTTGTTTGTTTCtcaatttttatcatcaaatgtttaaatttttaaattattatatatatggataaacatatttatggTGGAAAAGTTTGTTACAAAAACATatgaagaattaaaaatgaaaaatttaggaaaatttaaaaataatttttaaaaactataattaaaaaaaaaaaaagaattacaCAAATCGCAATCCCATATTGATACATAGTATATCTCAAACTTAAAATCCTTGAGGCTTTTTTgaactgaaaaaaaaaaaaaaaaaaaaatatatatatatatatattataatttgtcTTTTATCCAAAAATACAGTGTCgacatatatgtatgtacgTATGTATACCTTTTCGGACTCGTATTTCAAATTGAAAGCTTTCCTTCCAACAtctaaaatataaataattatttaaaatgaataaaaacgGTTAACTTTcgaaattatatttatatgtatatgggtatataaaattaatatacctTCTAAATTTTCTCCTCTCAAAAGTATGTCATCTATATTTCTTCTCATAATGTTACTGACTTCATTCAAactttcatttaatttttttattgcgATATTAGATCGAGGATCTTTATActcttgttttatttttgtaatttttctATCTTAattaagtaaaaaaaatataaaaataaagataacaTCAAATAACTAACAACTTTTTaacatgtatatacattccaatggtttaatatatataagcaCTTAGCATACCgaattttataaaagaatACGGTTTTTCTATAGTTTCAATAATTGATCTATAATCTATTGAATGTGTTCCATATTGTATCATCAATtctgtaaaaaaaaaaaaatatataatattattgaaTATGGAATAAAAGGTTAGGTGACAGGACCATTATCTAataagaatataataaatactaGACaaactattatataaaaaagtgAAATATGGGAgaaaataacataaataaaacactgaaaatactataaatgTGAAGAtaacaaacaaattaatacacatatatgtatgaatatattataacctTCATTAAATTGTTTACAAATATcattcaaaaataaaaaggctAATTTTTTGGGATAGGATAAAGGAAAAACTGCTATATATGCTATTCCATTGTCGAttaaaaaactaaaaaaaaaatggaattttaataataatagaaattttaataataatgaaattttaataataatagaaatTGTATGATATACAACTAtgatgtaattttttttatcgtataaaatttatgttttaataataattttttaaatgtcaTTTAGTAGAAGaaattgtatttataaaaagTATACTTcaaaaattggaaataatATTGAATAAATTAAATGGTAATATGCTTTACATCGCTAGCTAATacttaaacatattataaaaagttCATATGTTTATGGAGTAATGCTTTTTGTATACGAATGTATGTCTTAATGTAGCCATAATATAGttaaatgatttattttgtatatacatatatatatatatttttttttcttactGATAATTAAATTGATTTGATGCTATAGTTGATAATTTAGGAAATGTTTCTAACTTTTTACATAACTTCTTTAATTCGAATTTATGAGACATATTTTTTGTCTCACTGTTTGTTTCAACTAAAGTCAGTCCATCACTAACTCTACATAGCAACACTGCATCACACATTTTCgtcgtttttttttatttattaaaaaaaataggagAAAATGCAAGCAATATATCATATACAAATGTTATTTTGTACTTCTTTTACAAGCAATCATAATAAATTACTTAACAGTTgtaaaacaaaaaagaattaaaatCATAAGAGGAAAGCTAATAGGTAATAATTGTCTTTATACGTATAAACTAAACAAATGGTTTTATCGAATATAATCTATCTTTTCTAGTTCAATAAGAATACCATAAATATATTGGCTATTACgcatatacatttatataattgactagttaatatatatactttttcttataaattataagaatatatacattaattatatatatatatacgttaattatatatatatacgttaattatatatatatacgttaatatatatatacgttaatatatatatacgttaatatatatagtttatAAGGCATTAAAAAttgggaaaatatatatgaaataaaaaaattaataatcgCATAAAAAAGGTAAAACATTTAACTACTTGCTAAAAAGAATTAACTCTTTATATTCACCGAAATTCTCTTCcacaaatattatatatattacaaattaaaacttcatatgtacatatatttattttatgataaatacgccttgttttattataataatttttaatgtaataataaatggttatttttaccattattatttttttttatcatttttttaaaaatataatatatatattttccttcaaaatttggaaaataacttatatatatacatttatttatttttaaataatttggCCCAATCACAAAGCTAAAGCATTATGCCTAAAACATttaataagtattgatgattttttttttatttaattttttctgtTTCCATATATTGATAAATGTATGGGAGTTTGGAAAagtacataaaatatatatttgtataaacgacaaaaaaaaaaatttcgttgaataatatttaaaaagttctttatgatataaatgcaaatatttaaaaaaatgtttgttCTGTTTAATTagcattataaatatattttacaagtgataaaaaaaaataaacaagaataagcttaaatattttaattgtattatataaagtaaaaaaaaaaaaatttattgaaaaatattatgaaaaaaaacaaagtatataataatatagggTGTAGACATGTGTATACAAATATACTTTGTTTCCTTTATTCATCATAATTGTTTTAccatatatattcattataatttatgtCTATTGTAATATCAGTTCAGTAAATAAATGtgtgtataataaaaaatgaaataaatttttgttCATGTTATtctactatttatatatttaactaaatAATTGAACGAGaccttgtttttttttcttttttaatattgtgTTTTAACTTGGCTTATACATAGGATGATGTTAACAAATGCAACATTCCATAaaatatgtgtgtgtgtgtatagtacaaataataaattttattatttttgaaataagagaaaaaatattactttAAAGAATAACATTAATGacacatatattaatgttaCATAGTTTTTTAAGGTAAAAATATTcattgtataaaaatatttatacatttaaaatacataatatgtgtgcgttttttttatttaataaattggTAAAGAAagtagaaaaaataataaattttataattaaaaaattatttatttaaacttTACATATAACACTTTCTCAAATGTTATTCTCCGTTTGTGCAAATACACTAAATGAAgtacaaataaagaaaaaatataccaACCATGGCAcatccatatatataatgttaatataataatgcttATCTTCTTATAAAAAGTTATTGTTTTATTCTTCTCCATCCTGATCATTGTTATTATCACCATTcgattcattattttctaatttatattcTTCATCAATTTCATCAAATGTGCCTGATTTCCTGTTAAAACAAAGGATGGAAATAACGAATAAATagtttataaataatattatatataatattatatataatatttataaatgataCTTATAAATGATACTTATAAATGATACTTATAAATGATACttataaatgatatatatatatataaaattattaaggGAGAAGaagcatgtatatataacctCAATTTTTGTAATATCTTGTATTCgttataatgtttttttcttttttccttAAAATCTATATTGGATACACC
Proteins encoded in this region:
- a CDS encoding protein transport protein SEC22, putative, with protein sequence MCDAVLLCRVSDGLTLVETNSETKNMSHKFELKKLCKKLETFPKLSTIASNQFNYHFLIDNGIAYIAVFPLSYPKKLAFLFLNDICKQFNEELMIQYGTHSIDYRSIIETIEKPYSFIKFDRKITKIKQEYKDPRSNIAIKKLNESLNEVSNIMRRNIDDILLRGENLEDVGRKAFNLKYESEKFKKASRILSLRYTMYQYGIAICVILFFFLIIVFKNYF